A single region of the Procambarus clarkii isolate CNS0578487 chromosome 59, FALCON_Pclarkii_2.0, whole genome shotgun sequence genome encodes:
- the LOC138353811 gene encoding uncharacterized protein — translation MNQQEPRRATKNHQEPPRTNKNQEGPPRTTKNHQEPTRTKKGHQEPPRTTKNHQEPPRATKNHQEPPRTTKNHQEPPRTTKNHQEPPRTTKNHQEPPRTTKNHQGPPRTTKNHQEPPRTTKNHQEPPRTTKNHQEPPRTTKNHQEPPRATKNHQEPPRTTKNHQEPPRTTKNHQEPPRATKERSYSKPSHNYDL, via the coding sequence ATGAACCAACAAGAACCAAGAAGGGCCACCAAGAACCACCAAGAACCACCAAGAACCAACAAGAACCAAGAAGGGCCACCAAGAACCACCAAGAACCACCAAGAACCAACAAGAACCAAGAAGGGCCACCAAGAACCACCAAGAACCACCAAGAACCACCAAGAACCACCAAGGGCCACCAAGAACCACCAAGAACCACCAAGAACCACCAAGAACCACCAAGAACCACCAAGAACCACCAAGAACCACCAAGAACCACCAAGAACCACCAAGAACCACCAAGAACCACCAAGAACCACCAAGAACCACCAAGGGCCACCAAGAACCACCAAGAACCACCAAGAACCACCAAGAACCACCAAGAACCACCAAGAACCACCAAGAACCACCAAGAACCACCAAGAACCACCAAGAACCACCAAGAACCACCAAGAACCACCAAGGGCCACCAAGAACCACCAAGAACCACCAAGAACCACCAAGAACCACCAAGAACCACCAAGAACCACCAAGAACCACCAAGAACCACCAAGGGCCACCAAGGAGAGAAGTTACAGCAAGCCAAGTCACAATTATGACCTGTAA
- the LOC138353812 gene encoding uncharacterized transmembrane protein DDB_G0289901-like: protein MLAVYHFLLVYNDGGHTLGALGGHTLVAAGGHTLGAPGGHTLVAPGGHTLVAAGGHTLGGHTLGAPGGHTLGAPGGHTLGAPGGHTLVAPGGHTLGAPGGQTLVAPGGHTLVAPGGHTLGAPGGHTLVAPGGHTLGAPGGHTLGAPGGQTLVAPGGHTLGAPGGQTLVAPGGHTLVAPGGHTLVAPGGHTLGGHTLGAPGGHTLGAPGGHTLVAPGGLTLGAPGGHTLVAPGGHTLGGPGGHTLGGHTLVAPGGHTLVAPGGHTLVAPGGHALGAPGGHTLGAPGGHTLVAPGGHTLGGHTLGAPGGHTLGAPGGHTLGAPGGHSLVAPGGHTLGAPGGHTLVAPGGHTLGNSQVYNKRRRPFLLRSFCLKAINFFFGS, encoded by the exons atgctggcagTATACCATTTTCTTCTCGTATATAATGATGGTGGCCACACCCTTGGTGCTCTAGGTGGCCACACCCTTGTTGCTGCAGGTGGCCACACCCTTGGTgctccaggtggccacacccttgttgctccaggtggccacacccttgttgctgcaggtggccacacccttg gtggccacacccttggtgctccaggtggccacacccttggtgctccaggtggccacacccttgGTGCTCCAGGAGGCCACACCCTTGTTgctccaggtggccacacccttgGTGCTCCAGGTGGCCAAACCCTTGTTgctccaggtggccacacccttgttgctccaggtggccacacccttggtgctccaggtggccacacccttgttgctccaggtggccacacccttggtgctccaggtggccacacccttgGTGCTCCAGGTGGCCAAACCCTTGTTgctccaggtggccacacccttgGTGCTCCAGGTGGCCAAACCCTTGTTgctccaggtggccacacccttgttgctccaggtggccacacccttgttgctccaggtggccacacccttg gtggccacacccttggtgctccaggtggccacacccttggtgctccaggtggccacacccttgTTGCTCCAGGTGGCCTCACCCTTGGTgctccaggtggccacacccttgttgctccaggtggccacacccttggtggtccaggtggccacacccttg gtggccacacccttgttgctccaggtggccacacccttgttgctccaggtggccacacccttgTTGCTCCAGGTGGCCACGCCCTTGGTgctccaggtggccacacccttggtgctccaggtggccacacccttgttgctccaggtggccacacccttg gtggccacacccttggtgctccaggtggccacacccttggtgctccaggtggccacacccttgGTGCTCCAGGTGGCCACTCCCTTGTTgctccaggtggccacacccttggtgctccaggtggccacacccttgttgctccaggtggccacacccttg GGAATTCTCAAGTTTATAACAAAAGGCGGCGACCATTCTTACTCCGAAGCTTCTGTCTTAAGGCAATAAATTTCTTCTTTGGATCATGA